GGTAAGATTGAGGATACTCAGCCCTTTCTTACTCAGGCTGCCCTATCCTTTGCCGGGCAACCCTCCTCGATTAAACACTTTGCCTGGCTAATTCAGATTAAGGATAGCTCTGAATATATCGGCTCGTGTGGGTTAGGTCCCACAGGCCCTACAACGATCTCAGGTGGCTACATCCTAAATCAAAATTTTTGGGGTAAGGGATATGCAAGCGAGGCTTGGAAATGCTTGGTCGAGTGGGCCAAAACACAACCGGAGGTGTTGCGCATTGAGGCTACCCATCATCCTGATAATCCAGCTTCGGGCAAGGTTATGGAGAAGGCTGGCATGACCTACGAGGGCATTTTACCAAATCACCAGGTACTACCCAATGTTAGCGATGAAAAGGTCGATGTAGCGGTATGTGCATGGTTAAGAAATGCGCCCTGAGGGATTCGAACCCCCGACCCCCTGGTTCGAAGCCAGGTGCTCTATCCAGCTGAGCTAAGGACGCACACGGGAATGAGCGCCGAGCCTACACAATCATTACCGCTAGGTAAAGGATAGCCTGCCCCCCATCAAGATCTCTAAGCACCTGGGGACAATACAGCTTTTAGTCGATTTTTACTTGCGTACCTAGCCATCTCGCGGGATCCTAATGGGATCCATGCTTTCTACCCTGATCAAAAAAGCTCTAGGCCTCCGCTACTCAATAACCGTACATGGCCTGGAACAGATCGACACCACCCGGGGCGTGCTTGTGCTCCCAAATCATCCAGCCGAGATCGATCCCATTATCGTCTCAACCTACCTCTGGGATACCCTACGACCACGCCCGGTCGTGATTGAATCGATGTATAATCTCCCGTTCCTAAAACCGCTTATGAAGCGGATAGATGCGATCCCGATGGCTGATATGAACTATGAGGCTGGCCCCTACAAGCGCCGGCGAATTCAGCGCACCGTTGAGGATATAATTGAGATTCTTAAGGACGGCGAGAATGTACTTATGTACCCATCAGGACGCCTCTCGATTACTGGAGAGGAGAGCCTCGGGGGTAACTCTGGATTGGCAACGATCCTTAAGTCTCATCCGCAGGTTAATATAGCTCTGATCCGAATCCGTGGCCTCTACGGGAGTATCTTCTCTAAGGCCTTTACCGGTAACGTTACTCCAGATGTTGTATCTACAAGCAAGCAGGGGCTAAGGATCTTGGCTGAAAACCTATTCTTCTTTGCGCCGCGGCGTAAAGTTGAGATCGAGATCTTATTTAATCCATCAGATCTACCCCGCTACGCCGATGCCCTAACGCTCAACAGGTACCTTGAGAAATTTTACAACGACCCAGAGCCGGAGTCAGCAAGCCTGGTACCTCACAGCCGTTGGACCGGGCGCTGCCCAAGCCTTCCAGAAAAACCTGCGGAACAAAGCACTCAAGATGAGATCCCTGCCGACATTCAGACACGGGTACTGAAGCACATAGCGCACGCAGCGAGTGTTCCGGTTGATTCGATCTCGCCAAAGACTAGGCTCGGTGATGATCTGGGGCTCGATTCACTCACCATAGCTGAGTTGCTCCTATGGGTTGACCGAGAGTTCGAGGTGCACGACGTTGAGATGAGTGAGATAGTCTCAGTTGAATCAGTTCTGAAAGCAGCGGCAGGAATGTTGGGCTCAACAGCACCAGGAGCTGAATTTATTCCCCCTGCGATCTGGACTGAGGGGCTCGAGCAACGCCCCGCGCCTGATCTACGGGGCGCTACAAGTGTTCATGAAGCCTTTCTGACTGCGTGCACACTCTTTAGCAACAAGCCAGCTCTTGGAGATGCTAGGGTTGGCGTGATGTCGTACAACGACGTAAAGCTGCGGGTAGTAACAATAGCGCGCCATATCTCAAAGCTTCCGGGCTCGCATATTGCACTACTCTTTCCCGCCTCATGTATTGGATCAATTGCGGTAATGGCCACAATACTTGCTGGCAAGATCCCGGTGCTCCTTAACTGGACAGCCGGGAAAAGGGCGCTCCTGCACGCCTGTGACTCTACTAATATTGAATCGATCCTAACCTCACGCGCCTTTCTTGATATCGTTGCGACCGATCTTCAATTTCTAGAAGAAAAGCTACTACTGATTGAGGACATACGGGAGCAACTAAGCCTTAAGGATAAGTTGGCCTGCAAACGACTAGCCAGTGAATCTACTCCGCAAATACTGGATGCCTTCGGCCAACGCAAGATCAATAGCAACTCAACCTGCGTAGTTCTCTTTACGAGCGGCTCAGAGGCGCTGCCAAAGGGTGTGCCCCTCACCCACCGTAATATCCTCTCTAACGTGGCTGGCATACTGGAGGCTTTCCCCCTCAAGAAAACCGACGTATTGCTCGGATTTCTTCCCCCCTTTCACTCCTTCGGTTTGACGGTCTGTACCCTCCTGCCCATGCTAACTGGCCTACGGGTTGCCTACTATCCTAATCCTAACGAAAGTAGAAAGATCGCCAAAGCAATCAAGCTCTGGGGAGCTACGATCGCTGCTGGAACACCGACCTTTCTGCGCTCAATACTACGTGCTGGAAAGCCCGAAAACTTTACCTCGCTGCGGGCCCTTGTCTCTGGTGCCGAGCGAGCACCACAGGATCTATTCGACCTGATCAAGACCCTCCCACATCCGATCAATCTACTTGAGGGCTACGGCATCACCGAATGTAGTCCGGTGGTGTGCATGAATCGTCCCGGTCAGCCAAATATCGGAGTTGGAAAGCCGCTGAGCGGAGTTTCGGTCGCAATAGTCCATCCCGAAACGCTCTTAGAGGTTACTGCGGGCGAACAGGGGCTAATCCTTGTTCAGGGTCCATCGATCTTTCCCGGGTATCTTGAATCTCAACTAACCCCATTTATTAATTACCGCAAATCTGAGTGGTACAATACAGGAGACCTCGGCCGTTTTGAGAACGGATCACTTATTATAACTGGGCGCCTTAAGCGCTTTATTAAGATAGCGGGCGAGATGGTGAGCCTGGGTGCCGTAGAGGAGGCGCTCCAGAAACATATTCCATCGGTTGAGGGAGCACCATCCTTAGCCATTCTTGCCCGTGGCAGTGAGGGCGACTCGCGCCCAAGCCTTGTGCTCTTTGTAGAGAGCGAGATCTCAGTTGAGAAAGCAAATGAGATCCTAAAAGAGGAGGGCTTTCCCCCTTTGATTCACATCTCTACAGCAAAGAAACTACGCAGCATTCCGGTACTCGGCAGCGGCAAGACCGACTATCAGAGCCTGAAAGCCCTGCTGGTCTTGCCTTAAATCTAATCATCCTGGGGAATCCTTACAAGTAGGTTCGGAATGCGGCTTAAGATTAGCTCCTTCACCCGTGGATAATCAGGATAGCCATAATCACCACTTGCACCATCTAATCGGATACCTTCTTGGTACAGTTCAACAAAACCACCACCCCGCGGCGTAACGGTACTCGACCTCTTTAGACACCCTGCCTCAACGCACTCCCTCTTCGTGGTCATGATAATATCGTAGTGACGGGGACCACCTGCTCGAAAGAAAAGCTCTCCTCCGATCTCAATCAGCATGAACTTCTCAGAGTTTTTGCTCGAAAGCACCACCGACTCCTGCGCAAACGCTGCAGCACCGTTATCAATGTATCTATCAAGCAACCTTAAGCTCACCTCACTTGGCTGACGCTGCTCAATACACGGTAACGTCCCTACCTGCTGAAGTTCCATTATCACAAGTTGCCTGACATTGCTCTGCAGATCTACGCTCCAGGCGAACCCACTTATAGAGAGAACCGCGTGCGCTGTTTCAAGATCGTGGTGACTAAAAAGGGTTGCAAGTACGATAGCGATCCGTCCGGGATTATGCTCAAGGAATGGCTGAGCTATCTGGGCAGCTAATTGCGGCGGGCTTTCGAGCACGGCCGAAATAACGGTCCTCTCTCGATCTGTCGAGAAACTACCACCAACTGTGTGCGCTAAATCTTGGCTGGTTTGCATACCGTTCATAAATTTCTGACTAGAACACTAGCTTCCTTGTTTTCAACATGCAATTCAATCTTAAAGCAAGCCCCCTTACAAAATAAATATTGAGATGCAAACTGATTTCATCCCATACAGTCTCTAACCACACACGCAAGAGAGTTAATTTATTTTTGAAGCACTTTATCCCCTCGACAGAGCTCTCTAGGTTGATTACCAAGGGGGACTCGTTGATCTGTGTGCTGTTGTTTCATGAGAGCTATTAAAACCGTCACCCCATCCCCCATCCTACCTAACGCTGATATAAAGCTCAGGCCCTGGCAACAGGAGGCCTTTGGGTGCTACCGGGATTGCGTACTACGCGGCGAACGAACGCTGCTGATAGAGGCCACACCAGGCTCTGGGAAAACAACCGCGGCCCTAGTGTTTGCGTTGCATCAACTTAAAAAACGGGGCGCGCGGTGTCTCGGTATCGTTGTGCCAACAGCGCATCTTAAATTACAGTGGGCGCGCGCTGCGGCTGCCCTGGATCTGCACCTCGATAGCTCATTCTCAAATAGCACAGGAGTCCTTGCCGGTGACTACTCAGGTTTTATAGTTACCTACCAACAGGTCGCACAGAAGCCCACGCTCTTTAAACGCCTGACCGCAAACGGCTGCATCATCCTCGATGAGGTGCATCATGCTGGAGATGGACTGGCGTGGGGTGCTGGCTTAAGGATAGCCTTTCACGAGGCAAGCTTTATTATCTGCCTAAGTGGCACCCCATTTCGTAGCGACAACTGCCCTATCCCATTTATCCCCTACGACGAGCTGGGCTTTAGCCTGCCAGATTATTCCTACCCATACAGCCGCGCCGTTGAGGAGGGGGTCTGTCGCCCGACCGCATTCTTTACTTACGGCGGCCAGGTGGCGTGGCGTGAAGAGGCCGGGGATGCGAGCGCCCTCTTTAGCGACGAGCTTGATAAGATCGGTCAATCAAGGCGGCTACGAGCAGCCCTGACGGCGCAGAGTGGCTGGATTGAGCCGCTACTAAAGGAGGCCCATCAGATGCTCATGACAACCCGCCGTGAGCATCCTGACGCCGGAGCGCTACTAGTTGCAGCGGACCAAACAAGCGCGCGCAAGTTTGCCAAACTTCTCTCAACCATTACGAATACAACCCCCGTTGTTGTTCTTTCAGATGAAGCAGAATCAGCTCGCAAGCTCAGAAACTTTAGGGACTCCTCTGAGCCGTGGCTGGTCGCCTGTAACATGGTGAGTGAGGGGGTTGATATTCCACGGCTGCGTGTTGGAGTGTACGCCACTACTGTGCGCACTAAGATGTATTTTCGGCAGTTCCTTGGGCGCATCGTGCGCCGTATTCCGAGCCTTAAAACTTTGCAGGTTGCATACTGCTATCTGCCCGCCGATCCCTCCCTAATCAGACTTGCTGAAGAGATCGAGCAGGAGATTCGCCACTGTATTCGAACCAAGGGAGATAACGATGACGAGTTTGAGCGCAAAGAGGTATCAGATACAGAGAAACCAGATCAACCGGAGTGGGAGGCTTTAGCCTCGCAGAATAGTGGCTTAAACTCAGTTATCGTACACGGTAACCAACTAACCCTCTTTAGCGCAGCCGGATATCAGGATGAGATTCAGCAGGTCGTTAATCAAAAGGTTAGCGCGCGACTAGGTGAGCGCCGCACCCGCACCGAGGAGAAAACCGTCCTTGTGAATGAGATGCGCAAGCTAATTAATATCTACCACAAACGAAGTGGTCGCTCGCATGCTCAGGTGCACTCCCAACTGAACGCTCAGCAAAAGGTAAAGACTCAAACCGCCTGTACAGAGAAGCAGCTCCGGGAACGAATCACCATGATTAGAAAGTTGCTGGGGCAATAGAGAAGAAGCCGCCCCACTACCGACGTTGATAGGTGCGAAACACGCAGCTCTCGCCCCTACTCTCTGCAGCTAGAGAGAACTCGTGCTCGAACTCTGTCAACCAAGCATCCCCATCGTGCTTGCCAGAAACAACTGTAAGATGCAGCTCAGTACAGAGCGGCAAGGTTGAGCGGTAGATCTCGGCCCCTCCAATGATCCAGATCTTTTGGCCATGTTGGGCAAGCTCGCTCGCCATCTCAATCGCCCCTTCGGGAGAGGACGCTAGCAGGACACCAACAGGCACTGACAAAGCCGCTGGATTACGTGAAATAACGATATTGGTACGCCCGGGTAGGGGGCGGAATTTTGAAGGAATTGACTCCCAGGTCTTTCTTCCCATTACAACGATATGTCCACTTGTGAGCGCCTTAAAATGCTTAAGGTCCTCAGGCAGGTGCCACGGAAGCGCGCCATTTTTCCCGATCAGCCGATCATCGTCCATAGCAACTATGGCAGCAACTATCGCAGCATCAATTACTCTGTTCATAAGAACCTACACCGCAATATCAAATTTAATTCGTTCGTGCGCCTCATAGCCCTCAAGGGTAAAGTCCTCGTATTTAAATGAGAACAGATCCTTAACTTCTGGATTAAGCTTCATATTCGGTAACGCTCGCGGCTCCCTTAAAAGCTGTAAACGCGCCCCCTCTACATGATTTGAATAGATATGCAGATCACCAAAGGTATGCACGAACTCATGCGCCTTAAGCCCGGTAACCTGCGCTACCATCATCAGTAAAAGGGCGTAGCTTGCGATATTAAACGGCACACCGAGCATTAGATCTGCTGAGCGCTGATAGAGCTGCAAGCTAAGCTTATCCCCCGCTACATAGAATTGAAACAGAGTGTGGCAGGCAGGCGGCGCAACCTCGGGCAGATCTGCTGGATTAAATGCGATCACAACGATACGACGACTCAATGGGGTGTTTTTTATAGCTTCAACCGCTCGCGTAATCTGATCAACCCGCCCCTTTGGTCCCTCCCACGAGCGCCACTGCTTTCCGTAGACCGGCCCGAGATCCCCGTTTGCATCGGCCCACTCATCCCAGATTGAGACCTTATTATCCTTAAGGTAGCCGATATTGGTGTCCCCCTTAAGGAACCAGAGCAGCTCATAGATAATTGATTTTAGATGAACCTTCTTGGTCGTGACTAAAGGAAAGCCCGCGCTCACATTAAAGCGTACCTGACGCCCAAAGACCGAATAGGTACCGACCCCGGTACGATCGGGGCGAACTACTACGCCGTTTTTCTCAACCCCAGCTTCAGGCTTGCCGTTATCAAGAACGTCTTTTACTAGCTCTAAATATTGTCTCATAACACCATACCGTTAGAAATCTTCGCTAAAGAGCATACGTCCACTACTGCACTAACAGCAACCATAGGTTCAAGGCAGCTCTCATTTTTACAGAGGTAGAAGGTTGGTTTGCCGTTAATAGCCCCCCTACCTGCGAATAACTTAGCGCTGCTCTGTCTTACCTGGCCCACTGGGCTTACCTGGTGGTCCACAGGGCTAGCCTGGCCCCAAATGAGGGCAGTAAATGGCAGATAGTGCGCCCATAGTGCGCGCACCTCCTGCGGAGGCTCCTCGCCCCCCTCGTTACTTATCACAACACAAACCGAAGCACCGGTGGCCCTTAACATGCAGGCTCTAAGCGTTGAACAAAATTGAGCTGGATAGGTTGTCACCTCCTGCGGAACCCCGCGCTCCAAGCGCTCCCCACGCGCCGCAAAGCGGGACTCCCCGGTAAGCTCTGCCAGGATAGTCAGGTTAGAGAGTGAGATCCCGTTCGGAGCAGGGGTTGCGCCATCGCTCCACTCGCAAACCTTAACGATTAACCCCTCAGCGGCGGAGCTAATATAGGCTCCGTGCTGCGCGCTCCATAGACGTTTATCCTGCTCATCCTGCAGCCGCACGGCACGCTCAAGCCAGAGCTCATCTGAGCTGGCCTGAAAGAGAGCAAGGAACCCCTCGATCAGATAGGCATAGTCCTCGAGTACTGCAGCTATTGCAGCGTTGCCCGCACCGTAGCTATCAACACAGAAGCGCCGCAACAACGTCTCTTTGCTCCATAGGTGTTCGCAGATAAATGTAGCCGCTTCGAGCGCTCCATCCAGATAGCGCCTATCACCCAAGAGCTGATAGCCCCGTGCAAGGGCCGTAATAGCTAAT
This genomic interval from Pseudomonadota bacterium contains the following:
- a CDS encoding DEAD/DEAH box helicase family protein; its protein translation is MRAIKTVTPSPILPNADIKLRPWQQEAFGCYRDCVLRGERTLLIEATPGSGKTTAALVFALHQLKKRGARCLGIVVPTAHLKLQWARAAAALDLHLDSSFSNSTGVLAGDYSGFIVTYQQVAQKPTLFKRLTANGCIILDEVHHAGDGLAWGAGLRIAFHEASFIICLSGTPFRSDNCPIPFIPYDELGFSLPDYSYPYSRAVEEGVCRPTAFFTYGGQVAWREEAGDASALFSDELDKIGQSRRLRAALTAQSGWIEPLLKEAHQMLMTTRREHPDAGALLVAADQTSARKFAKLLSTITNTTPVVVLSDEAESARKLRNFRDSSEPWLVACNMVSEGVDIPRLRVGVYATTVRTKMYFRQFLGRIVRRIPSLKTLQVAYCYLPADPSLIRLAEEIEQEIRHCIRTKGDNDDEFERKEVSDTEKPDQPEWEALASQNSGLNSVIVHGNQLTLFSAAGYQDEIQQVVNQKVSARLGERRTRTEEKTVLVNEMRKLINIYHKRSGRSHAQVHSQLNAQQKVKTQTACTEKQLRERITMIRKLLGQ
- a CDS encoding thymidylate synthase, with the translated sequence MRQYLELVKDVLDNGKPEAGVEKNGVVVRPDRTGVGTYSVFGRQVRFNVSAGFPLVTTKKVHLKSIIYELLWFLKGDTNIGYLKDNKVSIWDEWADANGDLGPVYGKQWRSWEGPKGRVDQITRAVEAIKNTPLSRRIVVIAFNPADLPEVAPPACHTLFQFYVAGDKLSLQLYQRSADLMLGVPFNIASYALLLMMVAQVTGLKAHEFVHTFGDLHIYSNHVEGARLQLLREPRALPNMKLNPEVKDLFSFKYEDFTLEGYEAHERIKFDIAV
- a CDS encoding dihydrofolate reductase, giving the protein MNRVIDAAIVAAIVAMDDDRLIGKNGALPWHLPEDLKHFKALTSGHIVVMGRKTWESIPSKFRPLPGRTNIVISRNPAALSVPVGVLLASSPEGAIEMASELAQHGQKIWIIGGAEIYRSTLPLCTELHLTVVSGKHDGDAWLTEFEHEFSLAAESRGESCVFRTYQRR
- a CDS encoding GNAT family N-acetyltransferase; the protein is MSIQTTPLQRTDIAPLSRIPPREFLTERLRLRAVEISDAPLIFNLYAKDPTATKYMSFKCTGKIEDTQPFLTQAALSFAGQPSSIKHFAWLIQIKDSSEYIGSCGLGPTGPTTISGGYILNQNFWGKGYASEAWKCLVEWAKTQPEVLRIEATHHPDNPASGKVMEKAGMTYEGILPNHQVLPNVSDEKVDVAVCAWLRNAP
- a CDS encoding AMP-binding protein; this encodes MLSTLIKKALGLRYSITVHGLEQIDTTRGVLVLPNHPAEIDPIIVSTYLWDTLRPRPVVIESMYNLPFLKPLMKRIDAIPMADMNYEAGPYKRRRIQRTVEDIIEILKDGENVLMYPSGRLSITGEESLGGNSGLATILKSHPQVNIALIRIRGLYGSIFSKAFTGNVTPDVVSTSKQGLRILAENLFFFAPRRKVEIEILFNPSDLPRYADALTLNRYLEKFYNDPEPESASLVPHSRWTGRCPSLPEKPAEQSTQDEIPADIQTRVLKHIAHAASVPVDSISPKTRLGDDLGLDSLTIAELLLWVDREFEVHDVEMSEIVSVESVLKAAAGMLGSTAPGAEFIPPAIWTEGLEQRPAPDLRGATSVHEAFLTACTLFSNKPALGDARVGVMSYNDVKLRVVTIARHISKLPGSHIALLFPASCIGSIAVMATILAGKIPVLLNWTAGKRALLHACDSTNIESILTSRAFLDIVATDLQFLEEKLLLIEDIREQLSLKDKLACKRLASESTPQILDAFGQRKINSNSTCVVLFTSGSEALPKGVPLTHRNILSNVAGILEAFPLKKTDVLLGFLPPFHSFGLTVCTLLPMLTGLRVAYYPNPNESRKIAKAIKLWGATIAAGTPTFLRSILRAGKPENFTSLRALVSGAERAPQDLFDLIKTLPHPINLLEGYGITECSPVVCMNRPGQPNIGVGKPLSGVSVAIVHPETLLEVTAGEQGLILVQGPSIFPGYLESQLTPFINYRKSEWYNTGDLGRFENGSLIITGRLKRFIKIAGEMVSLGAVEEALQKHIPSVEGAPSLAILARGSEGDSRPSLVLFVESEISVEKANEILKEEGFPPLIHISTAKKLRSIPVLGSGKTDYQSLKALLVLP